In Lepus europaeus isolate LE1 chromosome 9, mLepTim1.pri, whole genome shotgun sequence, the following are encoded in one genomic region:
- the LOC133766430 gene encoding histone H1.10, with protein sequence MSVELEEALPPTTAEGAAKKAAKAGGSAALSPSKKRKNSKKKNQPGKYSQLVVETIRRLGERNGSSLARIYAEAKKVPWFDQQNGRTYLKYSIKALVQNDTLLQVKGTGANGSFKLNRKKLEGSGERRGAAAGAPPPAAHKAKKAAAGAAAPRRADRKPAKGAKPEKRSHKKGAASKQDKGSKAKKAAAAAGKKVKKAAKPSVPKVPKGRK encoded by the coding sequence ATGTCCGTGGAGCTAGAGGAGGCCCTGCCGCCCACGACCGCCGAGGGGGCGGCCAAGAAGGCGGCCAAGGCCGGCGGCTCGGCGGCGCTGTCCCCGTCGAAGAAGAGGAAGAACAGCAAGAAGAAGAACCAGCCGGGCAAGTACAGCCAGCTGGTGGTGGAGACGATCCGCAGGCTGGGCGAGCGCAACGGCTCGTCGCTGGCCAGGATCTACGCCGAGGCCAAGAAGGTGCCGTGGTTCGACCAGCAGAACGGGCGCACCTACCTCAAGTACTCGATCAAGGCGCTGGTGCAGAACGACACGCTGCTGCAGGTGAAGGGCACGGGCGCCAACGGCTCGTTCAAGCTGAACCGCAAGAAGCTGGAGGGCAGCGGGGAGCGGCGCGGGGCCGCGGCCGgggccccgccgcccgccgcgcaCAAGGCCAAGAAGGCGGCCGCGGGCGCCGCAGCCCCGCGGCGCGCGGACAGGAAGCCCGCCAAGGGCGCCAAGCCGGAGAAGCGCTCGCACAAGAAGGGCGCCGCCTCCAAGCAGGACAAAGGCAGCAAGGCCAAGAAGGCGGCGGCCGCCGCGGGCAAGAAGGTGAAGAAGGCGGCCAAGCCCAGCGTCCCCAAAGTGCCCAAGGGCCGCAAGTGA